Proteins encoded within one genomic window of Thioploca ingrica:
- a CDS encoding globin yields the protein MNTELIGKSWDKLAGRHEEVMTKFYARFFEEYPDYRRFFPENLDRQMKKMVETMALVARVSDETEVAHPHLVKMGNKHTGYQLRAEDLERFKKVFLTVVGEYCGNDWNGECQKAWVDVFDNHIIPYMVQGLGHTSH from the coding sequence ATGAATACAGAACTGATTGGCAAATCTTGGGATAAATTAGCCGGTAGACATGAAGAAGTGATGACTAAATTTTATGCCCGCTTTTTTGAAGAATACCCTGATTATAGACGTTTCTTTCCAGAAAACCTGGATCGGCAGATGAAGAAAATGGTGGAAACCATGGCACTGGTTGCTCGCGTTTCCGATGAAACTGAAGTAGCCCATCCTCACCTCGTCAAGATGGGCAACAAACATACTGGTTATCAACTCCGTGCCGAAGATTTAGAAAGATTTAAAAAGGTGTTTTTAACAGTGGTGGGGGAATATTGTGGTAATGACTGGAATGGTGAATGTCAAAAAGCTTGGGTAGACGTTTTTGACAATCACATTATTCCTTATATGGTGCAAGGTTTAGGACACACCAGTCACTAA
- a CDS encoding TPR repeat containing protein produces the protein MRYFWLCGLMLMVGLAKGEAIEQTKMLDQLHEEAKQAFVAADYPTALTKWQSALNQARLLNQPEYISKFLVNLGVIHYQQGHYQPALHHYQQALAIDRERQDKSAQSADLVNIGLVNYSLGQYQVALDYYQQALTLQAASGDQLGKGNILGNISLVYNSLGEYPAAVTYGEQALALHREHHDQQAIGDDLSNLGMVYDNLGEYTQALNYYQQAFAIRKELGDRYGMANSLANLGTAYQKVSNYPEALNYYQQALEIQKEVDDQGGMGKTLTNLGTIADSLGQYPQALEYYQQALLIHTKLGDQASLASNLANIGVVYDNLGQYQSALTYYQKSLDIQTAIGDQQGVGQTLSNLGIVYQNLGDFSSALTHYQQALKIQRDLGDKAGEANTLTNLGVVYNSQGQYPQALVHYSDALEIQQALGDKQRIGNNFSNLGVLYYNLGQSEPALGYLLQALTIRREIGDKVGESTDLGHLGVVYDSLDLSAKALTTYQQALASKQALKDKRGEEIVLSHLGALYANLGNYPAALEHFQPALQIDRELGDRQGEGADLANMGLIYQKLGQLQQAYTALQESVKQLDELGTDKRWYAHRGLATIQVQLNQNEAALTQYEQAIDIIEKLRTNLQDKTDKLAFISDKLYVYDEFITLLQALHQEHPNQGYDRKALEIFERKQGRIFLEEIGKSGATRFGRLPETITQQERSLTEQYSITQADLVAARNKPLLEQDQARIKTFTQQLATLTAEQTHLQNDIQQHYPDYYALKYPQPASVTALQNEVLQPDERLLIYAVMAHQTILWVVGPQQLAIFTLPLGEDKLRELVAYIRDVIINRLPEFVEESEPLYQLLLPESVQPLLAQAHTLYVVPTGPLYMLPFETLVTHTTEANIPHYLVEKYSISYLSSASLLKILREVQSRRQIQPNKKLLAFADPAYSSCQESATSRTVARARTVSQVRTKAYRDVLGAVCFPSLPETAAEANAIAALFNSTDNDLYLGKAANLKTLFQLNQANQLSDYRYVLFATHGLLPYEVDGLAQAALVLSHPETEGYLTTAKAFMLQLNADFINLSACNTGGGEKINGEGVMGLTRAFMYAGTSAIGVTLWSVESSSAENMSVGIFENLTQGHKAAEALRQIKLKMISGKANQPYYRHPFYWAPFVVYGDSSALAAKRQ, from the coding sequence AGTAAATTTCTGGTTAATTTAGGCGTTATCCATTATCAGCAGGGTCATTATCAACCGGCTTTGCATCATTACCAACAAGCATTAGCCATTGATCGGGAACGCCAAGATAAAAGTGCCCAAAGTGCTGATCTCGTTAATATTGGTTTAGTTAATTATAGTTTGGGACAGTATCAAGTCGCCTTGGATTATTACCAACAAGCCCTAACTCTCCAAGCCGCTAGCGGTGATCAACTCGGTAAAGGCAATATTTTGGGTAATATAAGCTTAGTGTACAATAGCTTAGGAGAATATCCTGCGGCGGTAACTTATGGTGAGCAAGCCTTAGCCCTACATCGGGAACATCATGATCAGCAAGCCATAGGCGATGATCTTTCGAACTTAGGTATGGTTTACGATAATTTAGGCGAATATACTCAGGCCTTAAATTATTATCAACAAGCTTTTGCTATTAGAAAAGAATTAGGTGATCGTTATGGCATGGCTAATAGCTTGGCTAATCTAGGTACTGCCTATCAAAAAGTAAGCAATTATCCAGAGGCTCTAAACTATTACCAACAAGCTTTGGAAATACAAAAAGAAGTCGATGATCAAGGTGGAATGGGCAAGACGCTCACTAATTTAGGTACAATAGCTGATAGTTTGGGACAATACCCGCAGGCACTCGAATATTATCAACAAGCCTTATTGATCCATACTAAACTCGGTGATCAAGCCAGCTTAGCCAGTAATTTAGCTAATATCGGTGTCGTATACGATAATCTTGGACAATATCAATCAGCCCTAACTTATTATCAAAAATCTTTAGATATCCAAACAGCGATAGGTGATCAGCAAGGTGTCGGTCAAACTTTAAGTAATCTCGGTATTGTTTACCAAAATTTAGGTGATTTTTCCTCAGCTTTAACTCACTATCAACAGGCACTGAAAATCCAACGTGATTTGGGTGACAAAGCCGGTGAAGCCAATACTTTAACCAATCTGGGTGTGGTTTATAACAGCCAAGGTCAATATCCCCAAGCGTTAGTTCATTATTCAGATGCTTTAGAAATTCAACAAGCGCTCGGTGATAAACAGCGAATAGGCAATAATTTCAGTAATCTGGGCGTACTCTACTATAACCTAGGACAATCAGAACCCGCCTTAGGCTATTTACTTCAAGCTTTAACGATAAGACGTGAAATCGGTGATAAAGTCGGTGAAAGTACTGATTTAGGTCACCTCGGGGTTGTTTATGATAGTTTGGATTTGTCTGCCAAAGCCTTAACCACCTATCAACAAGCTTTAGCCAGCAAACAAGCTTTAAAAGATAAACGTGGCGAAGAAATCGTTTTGTCTCATCTCGGTGCATTATATGCTAATTTGGGAAACTACCCAGCTGCCTTAGAACATTTTCAACCCGCTTTACAAATCGATCGTGAATTAGGCGATCGTCAAGGTGAAGGTGCTGATTTGGCGAATATGGGCTTGATCTATCAAAAATTGGGTCAACTTCAACAAGCCTATACGGCTTTACAAGAGAGTGTTAAGCAACTTGACGAATTGGGAACCGATAAACGTTGGTATGCACACCGCGGCTTAGCGACTATTCAAGTTCAACTCAATCAAAACGAAGCAGCACTAACTCAATATGAACAGGCTATTGATATCATTGAGAAGTTACGTACGAATTTGCAAGATAAAACCGATAAATTGGCTTTTATCAGCGATAAACTTTATGTGTATGATGAATTTATCACATTATTACAAGCACTTCACCAAGAACATCCCAACCAAGGCTATGATCGTAAAGCGTTAGAAATCTTTGAACGTAAACAAGGACGGATTTTTTTAGAAGAAATTGGTAAAAGTGGTGCGACGCGATTTGGACGCTTACCGGAGACGATTACTCAGCAAGAACGCTCATTAACTGAACAATATAGCATTACCCAAGCTGATTTAGTCGCGGCGCGGAATAAACCGCTTCTCGAACAAGATCAAGCTCGGATTAAAACCTTCACTCAACAGTTGGCGACGCTCACTGCTGAGCAAACCCATTTACAGAATGATATTCAGCAACACTACCCCGATTATTATGCGCTTAAATATCCACAACCGGCGAGTGTTACGGCATTACAAAATGAAGTACTCCAACCCGATGAACGCTTGCTTATTTATGCTGTAATGGCACATCAAACTATTTTATGGGTAGTTGGACCACAGCAATTGGCGATTTTTACCTTACCGCTAGGAGAAGATAAACTGAGAGAACTCGTCGCTTATATTCGAGATGTTATCATTAATCGCCTACCCGAATTCGTGGAAGAAAGTGAGCCACTGTACCAGCTATTATTGCCGGAATCAGTTCAGCCCCTGTTAGCTCAAGCACATACGCTTTACGTGGTCCCAACGGGTCCTTTATATATGCTCCCGTTTGAAACACTGGTCACCCATACCACCGAAGCAAATATACCCCATTATCTGGTTGAAAAATATTCAATTTCTTATTTATCCTCAGCGTCTTTGCTAAAAATTCTTCGTGAGGTGCAAAGTCGCCGGCAAATCCAACCGAATAAAAAGTTACTGGCTTTTGCTGATCCGGCTTACTCCTCTTGTCAAGAAAGTGCCACCAGTAGAACAGTAGCACGAGCACGAACGGTCTCTCAAGTTCGTACCAAAGCGTATCGAGATGTACTGGGTGCCGTTTGTTTTCCCTCATTACCAGAGACCGCTGCTGAAGCCAATGCCATTGCCGCTTTATTTAACTCGACTGACAATGATTTATATTTAGGTAAAGCCGCTAACTTAAAAACGCTGTTTCAATTGAATCAGGCTAACCAACTGAGCGATTACCGTTATGTACTTTTTGCTACTCATGGTCTTTTGCCCTATGAAGTGGATGGTTTAGCTCAAGCCGCATTGGTACTTTCTCATCCCGAAACCGAGGGTTATCTCACCACAGCTAAAGCTTTTATGTTACAACTGAATGCGGATTTTATTAATTTATCGGCTTGTAATACTGGGGGTGGTGAAAAAATTAACGGTGAAGGGGTAATGGGACTGACTCGCGCTTTTATGTATGCGGGGACCTCAGCAATTGGGGTGACACTCTGGTCAGTTGAATCTTCCTCCGCTGAAAATATGAGTGTAGGTATTTTTGAAAACCTAACTCAGGGTCACAAAGCGGCTGAAGCACTACGGCAAATTAAGTTGAAAATGATCAGCGGCAAAGCTAATCAACCCTACTATCGCCATCCATTTTATTGGGCACCCTTTGTCGTCTATGGAGATAGTAGTGCACTTGCCGCCAAAAGACAGTAG